The Blastococcus sp. HT6-4 genome window below encodes:
- a CDS encoding FHA domain-containing protein — MPDRCEVLPGDAVVARRGGGLLWVDAPGSPALVSALHACLGVSGPGADHVLAAVAGQVSSLASGSASFALVLTGDAGNGVALWAGKGQPAVDGVPVSGSSVEGGTLAAGFSLGQSLYVGPGQSAPGTPPGISYDLVEGTVPGAGATLHLAGTAPATAVAAAPVQSPFSAGTDAGFGGSRGAAAAARPDSGEQTAFWRPDSDAAAPILRFDDGMVVTVDEDLVLGRRPDNHEMVSSGSARAVPIADTQNVLSSAHAALTRSGREVSLVDLGSLNGTHVAGPEATEWTQLEPGVAHPLSDGDRLLLGWTVITFEQPQE; from the coding sequence ATGCCCGACCGTTGTGAAGTCCTCCCCGGAGATGCCGTCGTCGCCCGCCGTGGCGGCGGCCTGCTGTGGGTCGACGCACCCGGCTCGCCCGCCCTCGTGTCGGCCCTGCACGCCTGCCTGGGTGTGTCGGGTCCCGGTGCCGACCACGTCCTGGCCGCCGTGGCCGGCCAGGTGAGCTCCCTCGCCTCCGGCAGCGCCTCCTTCGCCCTCGTGCTCACCGGTGACGCCGGCAACGGCGTCGCGCTGTGGGCGGGCAAGGGGCAGCCGGCCGTCGACGGCGTACCGGTCTCCGGCTCGTCGGTGGAGGGCGGCACGCTGGCCGCCGGCTTCTCCCTGGGGCAGTCCCTCTACGTCGGCCCCGGCCAGTCGGCGCCGGGCACCCCGCCGGGGATCAGCTACGACCTCGTCGAGGGCACCGTCCCCGGGGCCGGCGCGACGCTGCACCTGGCCGGTACCGCTCCCGCGACCGCGGTGGCGGCCGCCCCCGTGCAGTCGCCGTTCTCGGCCGGCACCGACGCCGGCTTCGGCGGGAGTCGTGGCGCGGCCGCCGCGGCACGACCGGACTCCGGCGAGCAGACGGCGTTCTGGCGGCCGGACTCGGACGCGGCTGCGCCGATCCTGCGGTTCGACGACGGCATGGTCGTCACCGTGGACGAGGACCTCGTGCTCGGCCGGCGCCCCGACAACCACGAGATGGTGAGCAGCGGCTCCGCCCGCGCCGTGCCGATCGCCGACACCCAGAACGTGCTCTCCTCGGCGCACGCCGCGCTGACCCGCTCGGGCCGCGAGGTCTCGCTGGTCGACCTGGGCTCGCTCAACGGCACCCACGTCGCCGGCCCCGAGGCCACCGAGTGGACCCAGCTGGAGCCGGGCGTGGCCCACCCGCTCTCCGACGGCGACCGCCTGCTGCTCGGCTGGACGGTCATCACCTTCGAGCAGCCGCAGGAGTAG
- the glgP gene encoding alpha-glucan family phosphorylase, with protein MRALRRFTVRAALPEPLLPLSQLVMNLRWSWHAETRDLFEALDPDLWQRCGGDPVRALGEVSAERLAALAKDRRFVRQLTDAVDDLNEYLATPRWYQSLGAEAPATIAYFSAEFGITEVLPQYSGGLGILAGDHLKAASDLGVPLVGVGLLYRAGYFSQGLSADGWQLEHYPSLDPHGLPIKLLREADGSAVVITVPLPEGRTLHAHVWRAQVGRVSLLLLDSDIEENAPAERGVTDRLYGGDEDHRLRQEMLLGIGGVRALRAYCSRTGTPQPEVFHANEGHAGFQGVERIRELTEAHGLTFPEALQAVRAGTVFTTHTPVPAGIDRFPKALIERYFAGFGVPLDQLLPLGAEDDPAKFNMAHMGLRLGQRANGVSELHGHVSRGMFNDLWPGFDEGDVPIGSITNGVHAPTWTARELVEMGTQTSSQGDPVAVDGPVHFDGVDRIPAADLWSTRRMLRARLVDEVRRRIRETALSRGAAEAEVGWTDTAFDPDVLTIGFARRVPSYKRLTLMLRDPARLKALLLDPERPVQLIIAGKSHPADDGGKGLIQQMVEFADDPEIRHRIAFLPGYDIGMARYLYWGCDVWLNNPLRPLEACGTSGMKAALNGGLNLSIRDGWWDEWFDGQNGWAIPTADGVADPDRRDEVEARAIYELLETQVVPRFYGTDHEGLPTRWVEMVRHTLRETGPKVLATRMVRDYVRALYVPAAGSARAMAADGYAPARSEASWRSHLLHHWHDVRVAHVEATGAKDTPEIGSTLALRAEVELPGLEPSDVEVQAAYGRVDDADGLHEVTTVPMSHEHTDGSRHWFTATVPLERTGAFGYTVRVLPYSEYLADPAELGVVSSA; from the coding sequence ATGCGTGCTCTCCGTCGGTTCACCGTCCGTGCGGCTCTGCCGGAGCCGCTCCTGCCCCTGTCCCAGTTGGTGATGAACCTCCGCTGGTCCTGGCACGCGGAGACCCGGGACCTCTTCGAGGCCCTCGACCCCGACCTCTGGCAGCGCTGCGGCGGTGACCCCGTCCGCGCGCTCGGGGAGGTGTCGGCCGAGCGGCTGGCCGCGCTGGCCAAGGACCGCCGGTTCGTCCGCCAGCTGACCGACGCGGTCGACGACCTGAACGAGTACCTGGCGACCCCTCGCTGGTACCAGTCGCTGGGCGCCGAGGCGCCGGCGACGATCGCCTACTTCTCCGCCGAGTTCGGCATCACCGAGGTGCTGCCGCAGTACTCCGGTGGGCTCGGCATCCTGGCCGGCGACCACCTGAAAGCCGCCTCGGACCTCGGGGTGCCGCTCGTGGGGGTCGGCCTGCTGTACCGGGCAGGGTACTTCAGCCAGGGGCTGTCGGCCGACGGCTGGCAGCTGGAGCACTACCCGTCGCTGGACCCGCACGGCCTGCCGATCAAGTTGCTGCGCGAGGCCGACGGCTCCGCCGTCGTCATCACCGTGCCGCTGCCCGAGGGGCGCACCCTGCACGCGCACGTCTGGCGCGCCCAGGTGGGTCGGGTCTCGCTCCTGCTGCTCGACAGCGACATCGAGGAGAACGCCCCGGCCGAACGCGGGGTCACCGACCGGCTCTACGGCGGCGACGAGGACCACCGCCTCCGTCAGGAGATGCTGCTGGGCATCGGCGGCGTGCGGGCGCTGCGGGCCTACTGCTCGCGCACCGGCACGCCCCAGCCGGAGGTCTTCCACGCCAACGAGGGCCACGCCGGGTTCCAGGGCGTGGAGCGCATCCGGGAGCTGACCGAGGCCCACGGGCTGACGTTCCCGGAGGCGCTGCAGGCCGTCCGCGCCGGCACGGTCTTCACCACGCACACGCCCGTGCCCGCGGGCATCGACCGGTTCCCGAAGGCACTCATCGAGCGCTACTTCGCCGGCTTCGGCGTCCCGCTGGACCAGCTGCTGCCGCTCGGCGCCGAGGACGACCCGGCGAAGTTCAACATGGCGCACATGGGCCTGCGCCTGGGCCAGCGGGCCAACGGCGTCAGCGAGCTCCACGGGCACGTCAGCCGCGGCATGTTCAACGACCTGTGGCCGGGCTTCGACGAGGGCGACGTGCCCATCGGCTCGATCACCAACGGGGTGCACGCACCCACCTGGACCGCGCGCGAGCTGGTCGAGATGGGCACCCAGACGTCGAGCCAGGGTGACCCGGTCGCGGTCGACGGCCCGGTCCACTTCGACGGCGTGGACCGGATCCCGGCGGCGGACCTCTGGAGCACCCGCCGCATGCTGCGCGCCCGCCTGGTCGACGAGGTGCGGCGCCGGATCCGGGAGACCGCCCTCTCCCGCGGGGCCGCCGAGGCGGAGGTGGGCTGGACCGACACCGCCTTCGACCCCGACGTGCTCACCATCGGCTTCGCCCGCCGGGTGCCCTCCTACAAGCGGCTGACGCTCATGCTGCGCGACCCGGCGCGGCTCAAGGCGCTGCTGCTGGACCCGGAGCGGCCGGTCCAGCTGATCATCGCGGGCAAGAGCCACCCGGCCGACGACGGCGGCAAGGGGCTGATCCAGCAGATGGTCGAGTTCGCCGACGACCCGGAGATCCGCCACCGGATCGCGTTCCTGCCCGGCTACGACATCGGCATGGCCCGCTACCTCTACTGGGGCTGCGACGTCTGGCTGAACAACCCGCTGCGGCCGCTCGAGGCCTGCGGCACCTCCGGCATGAAGGCGGCGCTCAACGGCGGGCTGAACCTCTCCATCCGCGACGGCTGGTGGGACGAGTGGTTCGACGGCCAGAACGGCTGGGCCATCCCCACCGCCGACGGCGTGGCCGACCCCGACCGTCGCGACGAGGTCGAGGCGCGGGCGATCTACGAACTGCTCGAGACCCAGGTGGTGCCCCGGTTCTACGGGACCGACCACGAGGGCCTCCCCACCCGCTGGGTCGAGATGGTGCGGCACACCCTGCGGGAGACCGGCCCCAAGGTGCTGGCCACCCGGATGGTCCGCGACTACGTGCGCGCCCTGTACGTGCCGGCCGCCGGATCGGCCCGGGCCATGGCGGCCGACGGCTACGCCCCGGCGCGCAGCGAGGCCTCGTGGCGGTCGCACCTGCTGCACCACTGGCACGACGTCCGCGTCGCGCACGTCGAGGCGACCGGCGCGAAGGACACCCCGGAGATCGGCTCGACCCTCGCCCTGCGCGCCGAGGTCGAGCTGCCCGGGCTCGAGCCCTCCGACGTCGAGGTCCAGGCCGCCTACGGCCGGGTCGACGACGCCGACGGGCTGCACGAGGTGACCACCGTGCCGATGAGCCACGAGCACACCGACGGGTCGCGGCACTGGTTCACGGCCACCGTGCCCCTGGAGCGGACGGGTGCCTTCGGCTACACGGTGCGCGTCCTGCCGTACTCGGAGTACCTGGCCGACCCGGCGGAGCTCGGCGTGGTGAGCTCGGCCTGA
- the glgX gene encoding glycogen debranching protein GlgX yields MIDSSAAGSPVPGVLPGTPAPLGATWDGRGTNFALWSAGASAVDLCLFTPDGTEHRHRLEETTHQVWHGRLPGVGPGQRYGYRVHGGYDPFSGLRCNPAKLLLDPYARAVDGELRLDGALFGHPSDAPDSPVPDARDSAPFVPRGVVVHDPFPWDGDRPLRRSWSDTVIYEVHVKGATARHPGVPAHLRGTYAGLAHPAFVEHLLALGVTAVELLPVHHFVSEPHLLRRGLTNYWGYNTLGYFAPHAAYSASGSAGGQVTEFKTMVKELHAAGIEVILDVVYNHTAEGDHTGPTLSFKGIDNPGYYRLDGENPGRYTDYTGCGNTLDVRRPAVLGLLMDSLRYWVTEMHVDGFRFDLASALARSMHDVDRLSAFFDVVHQDPVVSHVKLIAEPWDVGPGGYQVGNFPPPWTEWNGKYRDTVRDVWSGAHVGVRDLAYRLTGSSDLYRSDGRRPFASINFVTAHDGFTMRDLVTYERKRNEANGEDNRDGEGHNRNWNCGVEGPTDDPAVTALRARQVRNLLTTLLLSTGVPMLTAGDELGRTQQGNNNAYCQDNELSWLDWTSVDADLLAFVTRLVRLRRGAPVLRQEAFFEGHELPGSDGTRDLAWFAPAGGQLTTGDWFDTGLQTLGMYLDGRGIRHRDQHGHPVLDDSYLVQLHAGPEPVTVTLPGPPWADGYELVLSTEYPAGAPPEPTFVAPGPLVMPGRCIWLLRVERRP; encoded by the coding sequence GTGATCGATTCCTCCGCAGCCGGATCCCCGGTCCCCGGCGTGCTGCCCGGCACGCCCGCTCCGCTCGGCGCCACCTGGGACGGGCGCGGGACGAACTTCGCGCTGTGGTCGGCCGGGGCCTCCGCCGTCGACCTGTGCCTGTTCACCCCCGACGGGACCGAGCACCGCCACCGGCTCGAGGAGACCACCCACCAGGTGTGGCACGGCCGGCTGCCCGGCGTCGGCCCCGGCCAGCGCTACGGCTACCGGGTGCACGGCGGCTACGACCCGTTCTCCGGTCTGCGCTGCAACCCGGCCAAGCTGCTGCTCGACCCCTACGCCCGGGCCGTCGACGGCGAGCTGCGGCTGGACGGCGCGCTGTTCGGCCACCCGTCCGACGCCCCGGACTCCCCCGTCCCCGACGCCCGGGACTCCGCGCCGTTCGTCCCTCGCGGGGTCGTCGTGCACGACCCGTTCCCGTGGGACGGCGACCGGCCGCTGCGCCGCTCCTGGTCGGACACCGTCATCTACGAGGTCCACGTCAAGGGCGCCACCGCCCGGCACCCCGGTGTGCCGGCGCACCTGCGCGGTACCTACGCCGGTCTGGCCCACCCGGCGTTCGTGGAGCACCTGCTCGCGCTCGGCGTCACCGCGGTCGAGCTGCTGCCGGTGCACCACTTCGTCAGCGAGCCGCACCTCCTCCGGCGCGGGCTGACCAACTACTGGGGCTACAACACCCTCGGCTACTTCGCCCCGCACGCGGCCTACAGCGCCTCCGGCAGCGCGGGGGGGCAGGTGACCGAGTTCAAGACGATGGTCAAGGAGCTGCACGCCGCCGGCATCGAGGTGATCCTCGACGTCGTCTACAACCACACCGCCGAGGGCGACCACACCGGGCCGACGCTGTCGTTCAAGGGCATCGACAACCCCGGCTACTACCGCCTCGACGGCGAGAACCCCGGCCGCTACACCGACTACACCGGTTGCGGGAACACCCTGGACGTCCGGCGGCCGGCGGTGCTGGGCCTGCTCATGGACTCGCTGCGGTACTGGGTCACCGAGATGCACGTCGACGGTTTCCGGTTCGACCTCGCCTCCGCGCTGGCCCGCTCGATGCACGACGTCGACCGGCTCTCGGCCTTCTTCGACGTCGTCCACCAGGACCCGGTGGTCAGCCATGTCAAGCTGATCGCCGAGCCCTGGGACGTCGGGCCGGGCGGGTACCAGGTGGGCAACTTCCCGCCGCCGTGGACGGAGTGGAACGGCAAGTACCGCGACACCGTCCGGGACGTCTGGTCGGGCGCGCACGTGGGGGTCCGCGACCTCGCCTACCGGCTGACCGGCTCCTCCGACCTCTACCGCTCCGACGGCCGCCGGCCCTTCGCCAGCATCAACTTCGTCACCGCCCACGACGGGTTCACGATGCGGGACCTGGTCACCTACGAGCGCAAGCGCAACGAGGCCAACGGCGAGGACAACCGCGACGGCGAGGGCCACAACCGGAACTGGAACTGCGGCGTCGAGGGCCCGACCGACGACCCGGCGGTGACCGCGCTGCGGGCCCGCCAGGTGCGCAACCTCCTGACCACGCTGCTGCTGTCGACCGGCGTCCCGATGCTCACGGCCGGCGACGAGCTGGGCCGCACGCAGCAGGGCAACAACAACGCCTACTGCCAGGACAACGAGTTGTCGTGGCTGGACTGGACGTCGGTCGACGCGGACCTGCTCGCCTTCGTCACCCGCCTGGTGCGGCTGCGGCGCGGCGCCCCGGTGCTGCGTCAGGAGGCGTTCTTCGAGGGCCACGAGCTGCCGGGCAGCGACGGCACCCGGGACCTCGCGTGGTTCGCCCCGGCCGGCGGCCAGCTCACGACCGGCGACTGGTTCGACACCGGCCTGCAGACCCTCGGCATGTACCTCGACGGCCGCGGCATCCGGCACCGCGACCAGCACGGCCACCCGGTGCTCGACGACTCCTACCTCGTGCAGCTGCACGCCGGCCCCGAGCCGGTGACCGTGACGCTGCCCGGGCCGCCGTGGGCCGACGGCTACGAGCTGGTGCTGTCCACCGAGTACCCGGCCGGCGCCCCGCCGGAGCCGACCTTCGTGGCTCCGGGGCCGCTGGTGATGCCCGGCCGCTGCATCTGGCTGCTCCGCGTCGAACGCCGCCCCTGA